Part of the Oncorhynchus nerka isolate Pitt River linkage group LG14, Oner_Uvic_2.0, whole genome shotgun sequence genome is shown below.
ctaggaacagtgggttaactggtctaggaacagtgggttaactggtctaggaacagtggttaactggtcaggaacagtgggttaacaggtctaggaacagtgggttaactggtctaggaacagtgggttaactggtctaggaacagtgggttaactggtctaggaacagtgggttaactggtctaggaacagtgggttaactggtctaggaacagtgggttaactggtctaggaacaattgggttaactggtctaggaacagtgggttaactggtctaggaacagtgggttaactggtctaggaacagtgggttaactggtctaggaacagtgggttaactggtctaggaacagtgggttaactggtctaggaacagtgggttaactggtctaggaacagtgggttaactggtctaggaacagtgggttaactggtctaggaacagtgggttaactggtctaggaacagtgggttaactggtctaggaacagtgggttaactggtctaggaacagtgggttaactggtctaggaacagtgggttaactggtctaggaacagtgggttaactggtctaggaacagtgggttaactggtctaggaacagtgggttaactggtctaggaacagtgggttaactggtctaggaacagtgggttaactggtctaggaacagtgggttaactggtctaggaacagtggggtctaggaacagtgggttaactggtctaggaacagtgggttaactggtctaggaacagtgggttaactggtctaggaacagtgggttaactggtctaggaacagtgggttaactggtctaggaacagtgggttaactggtctaggaacagtgggttaactggtctaggaacagtgggttaactggtctaggaacagtgggttaactggtctaggaacagtgggttaactggtctaggaacagtgggttaactggtctaggaacagtgggttaactggtctaggaacagtgggttaactggtctaggaacagtgggttaactggtctaggaacagtgggttaactggtctaggaacagtgggttaactggtctaggaacagtgggttaactggtctaggaacagtgggttaactggtctaggaacagtgggttaactggtctaggaacagtgggttaactggtctaggaacagtgggttaactctaggaacagtgggttaactggtctaggaacagtgggttaactggtctaggaacagtgggttaactggtctaggaacagtgggttaactggtctaggaacagtgggttaactggtctaggaacagtgggttaactggtctaggaacagtgggttaactggtctaggaacagtgggttaactggtctaggaacagtgggttaactggtctaggaacagtgggttaactggtctaggaacagtgggttaactggtctaggaacagtgggttaactggtctaggaacagtgggggtctaggaacagtgggttaactggtctaggaacagtgggttaacttggggttaactggtctaggaacagtgggttaactggtctaggaacagtgggttaactggtctaggaacagtgggttaactggtctaggaacagtgggttaactggtctaggaacagtggggtctaggaacagtgggttaactggtctaggaacagtgggttaactggtctaggaacagtgggttaactggtctaggaacagtgggttaactggtctaggaacaggctacctgccgccccacgtCTCTGTCCACTACCATATAACCTGCTTTCAGACGGTTAAATCAAACACACATTAACATGAATTTATACACTTCTCCTTGTGATCTGACTGTTTTGGTATTCGCTATGACTTGATGATATCGATGTCCTGCACTGTAAACCAAATGTCTTGATGtgacaatgtttttattttattttattgcaggTTTAAGATCCTGTGGCTCACACTCTGCCAGCTGCACAATGAGTTCATCATTGAGGTGAGTTCAGGCCTCACACTGTGCCAGCTGCACAATGAGTTCATCATTGAGGTGAGTTCAGGCCTCACACTCTGCCAGCTGCACAATGAGTTCATCATTGAGGTGAGTTCAGGCCTCACACTGTGCCAGCTGTACAATGAGTTCATCATTGAGGTGAGTTCAGGCCTCACACTGTGCCAGCTGTACAATGAGTTCATCATTGAGGTGAGTTCAGGCCTCACAGGCCATGTTGGCGTGTTGCATCTACCACATATCAGGAATACTTGTTTTTTGATCagagagatttaaaaaaaacacaggTCCTCATGGATCTACCTGTACCCGTATACCCTGAACCCAGTCCTGTACCTGTATACCCTGTACCCAGTCCTGTACCCGTATACCCTGAACCCAGTCCTGTACCTGTATACCCTGAACCCAGTCCTGTACCCGTATACCCTGAACCCAGTCCTGTACCTGTATACCCTGTACCCAGTCCTGTACCTGTATACCCTGAACCCAGTCCTGTACCTGTATACCCTGTACCCAGTCCTGTACCTGTATACCCTGTACCCAGTCCTGTACCTGTATACCCTGAACCCAGTCCTGTACCTGTATACCCTGAACCCAGTCCTGTACCTGTATACCCTGTACCCAGTCCTGTACCTGTATACCCTGTACCCAGTCCTGTACCTGTATACCCTGAACCCAGTCCTGTACCCGTATACCCTGTACCCAGTCCTGTACCTGTATACCCTGTACCCAGTCCTGTACCTGTATACCCTGAACCCAGTCCTGTACCTGTATACCCTGTACCCAGTCCTGTACCCGTATACCCTGAACCCAGTCCTGTACCTGTATACCCTGTACCCAGTCCTGTACCTGTATACCCTGAACCCAGTCCTGTACCCGTATACCCTGAACCCAGTCCTGGACGGGTCCTGTACCTGTATACCCTGTACCCAGTCCTGTACCTGTATACCCTGAACCCAGTCCTGTACCCGTATACCCTGAACCCAGTCCTGGACGGGTCCTGTACCTGTATACCCTGTACCCAGTCCTGTACGGGTCCTGTACCTGTATACCCTGAACCCAGTCCTGGACGGGTCCTGTACCTGTATACCCTGAACCCAGTCCTGTACCTGTATACCCTGAACCCAGTCCTGTACCCGTATACCCTGAACCCAGTCCTGTACCCGTATACCCTGAACCCAGTCCTGTACCTGTATACCCTGTACCCAGTCCTGTACCTGTATACCCTGAACCCAGTCCTGTACCTGTATACCCTGTACCCAGTCCTGGACCCGGGCGGGTCCTGTACCCGTATACCCTGAACCCAGTCCTGTACCTGTATACCCTGTACCCAGTCCTGTACCTGTATACCCTGAACCCAGTCCGGGACCCGTATACCCTGTACCCAGTCCGGGACCCGGGCGGGTCCTGAACCTATATACCCTGTAGCCAGTCCGGGACCCGGGCGGGTCCTGTACACCCTGTACCCAGTCCGGGATCCGGGCGGGTCCTGTACCCATATACCCTGTACCCAGTCCGGTACTGTGTACCAGCCCTACAGTTAGCCTCGCTAGCTGACGTGTGTGTACCAGCCCTACAGTTAGCCTCGCTAGCTGACTGTACTGTGTACCAGCCCTACAGTTAGCCTCGCTAGCTGACTGTACTGTGTACCAGCCCTACAGTTAGCCTCGCTAGCTGACTGTACTGTGTACCAGCCCTACAGTTAGCCTCGCTAGCTGACTGTACTGTGTACCAGCCCTACAGTTAGCCTCGCTAGCTGACGTGTGTGTACCAGCCCTACAGTTAGCCTCGCTAGTACCAGCCCTACAGTTAGCCTCGCTAGCTGACGTGTGTGTACCAGCCCTACAGTTAGCCTCGCTAGCTGACGTGTGTGTACCAGCCCTACAGTTAGCCTCGCTAGCTGACGTGTGTGTACCAGCCCTACAGTTAGCCTCGCTAGCTGACGTTAGGTGGCTTATTGACGAGCTTCTCCCGCTTTGATGCCGTCAAAACAGGTACTGACTGTACTGTGTACCAGCTCTACAGTGTGTACTCTGTACCAGCTCTacagtgtgtactgtactgtgtaccaGCTCTACAGTGTGTACTGTGTACCAGCTCTacagtgtgtactgtactgtgtaccaGCTCTacagtgtgtactgtactgtgtaccaGCTCTacagtgtgtactgtactgtgtaccaGCTCTacagtgtgtactgtactgtgtaccaGCTCTacagtgtgtactgtactgtgtaccagctctacagtgtatagttAGATATCTCTTATTTTTTTACTCGTGTTACTTAGTAGGTCTTTGGGGAACATAGgtcaccaactccatattaatgcccatgattttggaatgagatgttcgacgagcaggtgtccacatacttttgatcatgtagttTATCTGAGACCAACAGAAAGTTGGTTcccccactttgctgctataacagcctcctctcttctgggaaggctttccactagatgttgaaacattgctgctataacagcctccactcttctaggaaggctttccactagatgttggaacattactgctataacagcctccactcttctgggaaggctttccactagatgttggaacattactgctataacagcctccactcttctgggaaggctttccactagatgttggaacgttgctgcatggacttgcttccattcagacacgagcattagtgaagtcgggtgctgatgttgggcaatttctgtatggacctcgctttgtgcacaggggcatcaTCAcgatgaaacaggaaagggccttccccaaactgttgccacaaagttggaagcacagaatcatctagaatgccattgtgtgctgtaacgttaagatttcccttcgctggaactaaggggcccgaaccatgaaaaaacatccccagaccattattcctcatccaccaaactttacagttggcactatgcattggggcatgtAGGATTCTCTTGGCATCTGCCAAACAGTCTCAAACATTCATcgctccagagaacgcgtttccactgctccataaTCCAATGGCGGCACTCAGCCctctcgttctgtgagcttgtgtggcctaccactttgcggctgagccgttgttgctccttccacttcacagtaacagcacttcTAGTTGACCcggggggcagctctagcagggcagaaatttgactaattgacttgttggaaaggttgcatcctatgacggtgccatgttgaaagtcactgagctcttcagtaaggcccattctactgccaatgtttgtctatggagattgcatggcggtgtgctcgattttatacacctgtcagcaatggttgtggctgaaataacctaattcactaatttgaagaggtgtccacatacttctgtatatatagtgtatgtcctAGTTCCACTGCTCTGTCCCTTGTCCTAGTTCCACTGGTCTGTCCCTTGTCCTAGTTCCACTACTCTGTCCCTTGTCCTAGTTCCACTGCTCTGTCCCTTGTCCTAGTTCCACTGGTCTGTCCCTTGTCCTAGTTCCACTACTCTGTCCCTTGTCCTAGTTCCACTACTCTGTCCCTTGCTCCCTAGTTCCACTACTCTGTCCCTTGTCCTAGTTCCACTGCTCTGTCCCTTGTCCTAGTTCCACTGCTCTGTCCCTTGTCCTAGTTCCACTACTCTGTCCCTAGTTCCACTACTCTGTCCCTTGTCCTAGTTCCACTCCCTGTCCTCTGTTCCCTTGTCCTAGTTCCACTACTCTGTCCCTAGTTCCACTACTCTGTCCCTTGTCCTAGTTCCACTACTCTGTCCCTAGTTCCACTGGTCTGTCCCTTGTCCTAGTTCCACTACTCTGTCCCTTGTCCTAGTTCCACTACTCTGTCCCTTGTCCTAGTTCCACTACTCTGTCCCTTGTCCTAGTTCCACTACTCTGTCCCTTGCTCTCTAGTTCCACTACTCTGTCCCTTGTCCTAGTTCCACTACTCTGTCCCTAGTTCCACTACTCTGTCCCTTGTCCTAGTTCCACTACTCTGTCCCTAGTTCCACTGGTCTGTCCCTTGTCCTAGTTCCACTACTCTGTCCCTTGTCCTAGTTCCACTACTCTGTCCCTTGTCCTAGTTCCACTACTCTGTCCCTTGTCCTAGTTCCACTACTCTGTCCCTTGTCCTAGTTCCACTACTCTGTCCCTTGTCCTAGTTCCACTACTCTGTCCAGTTCCACTACTCTGTCCCTTGTCCTAGTTCCACTACTCTGTCCCTTGTCCTAGTTCCACTACTCTGTCCCTTGTCCTAGTTCCACTGCTCTGTCCCTTGTCCTAGTTCCACTACTCTGTCCCTTGTCCTAGTTCCACTACTCTGTCCCTTGCTCTCTAGTTCCACTACTCTGTCCCTTGCTCCCTAGTTCCACTACTCTGTCCCTTGTCCTAGTTCCACTACTCTGTCCCTTGTCCTAGTTCCACTACTCTGTCCCTTGTCCTAGTTCCACTACTCTGTCCCTTGTCCTAGTTCCACTACTCTGTCCCTTGTCCTAGTTCCACTACTCTGTCCCTTGTCCTAGTTCCACTACTCTGTCCCTTGTCCTAGTTCCACTACTCTGTCCCTTGTCCTAGTTCCACTACTCTGTCCCTTGTCCTAGTTCCACTACTCTGTCCCTTGTCCTAGTTCCACTACTCTGTCCCTTGTCCTAGTTCCACTACTCTGTCCCTTGTCCTAGTTCCACCTCTGTCCCTTGTCCTAGTCTGTCCCTTGTCCTAGTTCCACTACTCTGTCCCTTGTCCTAGTTCCACTACTCTGTCCCTTGTCCTAGTTCCACTACTCTGTCCCTTGTCCTAGTTCCACTACTCTGTCCCTTGTCCTAGTTCCACTGCTCTGTCCCTTGTCCTAGTTCCACTGCTCTGTCCCTTGTCCTAGTTCCACTACTCTGTCCCTTGTCCTAGTTCCACTACTCTGTCCCTTGTCCTAGTTCCACTACTCTGTCCCTTGTCCTAGTTCCACTACTCTGTCCCTTGTCCTAGTTCCACTACTCTGTCCCTTGTCCTAGTTCCACTACTCTGTCCCTAGTTCCACTACTCTGTCCCTTGTCCTAGTTCCACTACTCTGTCCCTTGTCCTAGTTCCACTACTCTGTCCCTAGTTCCACCGCTCTGTCCCTTGTCCTAGTTCCACTACTCTGTCCCTTGTCCCTAGTTCCACCGCTCTGTCCCTTGTCCTAGTTCCACTACTCTGTCCCTTGTCCCTAGTTCCACCGCTCTGTCCCTTTTCTCATAGCCCAGTTAGAGGACCTCAGCCCATGTTACCTTGGCCTTTCTGAAAAGACTTTGAGACTGACAGCAGAAACACCTATTGTTGTTCCCGACAGACAGGTTTCACTTTGCTGTACCAATAGACTGTAGTTACAGAATGTCTAGTAGAGTGTTAGGGAGAgtgttatctctctcttcccctttagAGCCCATATCATCTCAGTTGTTATTGCTTTAGCCGTTTCCCACTTGACTTCCCATAGAGGAGTGACATCGCTGggttctgtcttcttcttctctcctcagtTCCTTCCTGTCTACACTCCATCAGAAGAGGAGAAGAACAACCCGGCTCTGTTTGCTCACAACGTCAGGCGCCTGATGGCCAAGTGAGTcctgagacacacagacacacacacacacacacacttggcctCCCATAGGCCTTCACGGGGTCTGCCAGATGCCTCAGCCCTCAGGCTGCCGTGCTTAGAAACACCAGCCTAGAGACTGTAGGATACTAAAGTGtgttagtctaatgtgtgtggCTGGTGTATATTTCAGTTCAACAGCTTCTAGTTTGTTGATTCTAGATGGCCCCATCACAGACTactggttaactctctcctcaTGCTCTAGTCTGTCTACTGTTCCTCAGGGCTCTAGATGGCCCCATCACAGACTACTGGTTAAATCTCTCCTCATGCTCTAGTCTGTCTACTGTTCCTCAGGGCTCTAGATGGCCCCATCACAGACTactggttaactctctcctcaTGCTCTAGTCTGTCTACTGTTCCTCAGGGCTCTAGATGGCCCCATCACAGACTactggttaactctctcctcaTGCTCTAGTCTGTCTACTGTTCCTCAGGGCTCTAGATGGCCCCATCGCAGACTactggttaactctctcctcaTGCTCTAGTCTGTCTACTGTTCCTCAGGGCTCTAGATGGCCCCATCACAGACTactggttaactctctcctcaTGCTCTAGTCTGTCTACTGTTCCTCAGGGCTCTAGATGGCCCCATCGCAGACTactggttaactctctcctcaTGCTCTAGTCTGTCTACTGTTCCTCAGGGCTCTAGATGGCCCCATCACAGACTAATGGTTAACTCTCTCCTCATGCTCTAGTCTAACCACTGTTCCTCAGGGCTCTAGATGGGCCCCATCACAGACTAATGGTTAACTCTCTCCTCATGCTCTAGTCTGTCTACTGTTCCTCAGAGCTCTAGATGGCCCCATCACAGACTactggttaactctctcctcaTGCTCTAGTCTGTCTACTGTTCCCCAGGGCTCTAGATGGGCCCCATCACAGACTactggttaactctctcctcaTGCTCTAGTCTGTCGACTGTTCCTCAGAGCTCTAGATGGCCCCATCACAGACTactggttaactctctcctcaTGCTCTAGTCTGTCTACTGTTCCTCAGAGCTCTAGATGGCCCCATCAAAGACTactggttaactctctcctcaTGCTCTAGTCTGTCTACTGTTCCCCAGGGCTCTAGATGGGCCCCATCACAGACTactggttaactctctcctcaTGCTCTAGTCTGTCTACTGTTCCTCAGGGCTCTAGATGGGCCCATCACAGACTactggttaactctctcctcaTGCTCTAGTCTGTCTACTGTTCCTCAGGGCTCTAGATGGCCCCATCACAGACTAATGGTTAACTCTCTCCTCATGCTCTAGTCTGTCTACTGTTCCTCAGGGCTCTAGATGGCCCCATCACAGACTactggttaactctctcctcaTGCTCTAGTCTGTCTACTGTTCCCCAGGGCTCTAGATGGGCCCCATCACCCCTAGACTCAACCAATCAGGGACTTGCTGGTTGTTTgactagttgaatcaggtgtaaaTGTTGGAACAGATGAAATGTATGAAACAGCTGAGGGTCACGAGGACCGCTTCTGAAAACACTGGACTACTGGTTAGAGGCCTGTATATCAGACCTTATCCTAGTTCACACTCTGTTTCAAGTCTCTATCCTTCCTCTCCAGGGCCCTGGACATCCCCATTACTGACTACTCGTTTGAAGACTGTCAACTGGCCATGGCTGAGGGTCAACTCAGACTCCCTGTTGACACCTGCCTGCTGGAGTTCGCCAAGCTGGTCCGGAGACTGGGGTGAGGCTGAACCCCGGGAATGTAGAGACtgtattaatgtgttgatgttaccTGGTCAGGTTGAACCCCAGAATGTAGAGACTCTGTATTAATGTTACCTGGTCAGGTTGAACCCCAGAATGTAGAGACTGTATTAATGTCACCTGGTCAGGTTGAACCCCAGAATGTAGAGACTGTATTAATGTACCTGGTCAGGTTGAACCCCAGAATGTAGAGACTGTATTAATGTCACCTGGTCAGGTTGAACCCCAGAATGTAGAGACTCTGTATTAATGTTACCTGGTCAGGTTGAACCCCAGAATGTAGAGACTGTATTAATGTCACCTGGTCAGGTTGAACCCCAGAATGTAGAGACTCTGTATTAATGTCACCTGGTCAGGTTGAACCCCAGAATGTAGAGACTGTATTAATGTTACCTGGTCAGGTTGAACCCAGAATGTAGAGACAGAATGTACCTGGTCAGGTTGAACCCCAGAATGTAGAGACTGTATTAATGTTACCTGGTCAGGTTGAACCCCAGAATGTAGAGACtgtattaatgtgttgatgttaccTGGTCAGGTTGAACCCCAGAATGTAGAGACTGTATTAATGTTCACCTGGTCAGGTTGAACCCCAGAATGTAGAGACTGTATTAATGTTACCTGGTCAGGTTGAACCCCAGAATGTAGAGACTGTATTAATGTGTTGATGGTCAGGTTGAACCCCAGAATGTAGAGACtgtattaatgtgttgatgttaccTGGTCAGGTTGAACCCCAGAATGTAGAGACTGTATTAATGTCACCTGGTCAGGTTGAACCCCAGAATGTAGAGACtgtattaatgtgttgatgttaccTGGTCAGGTTGAACCCCAGAATGTAGAGACTGTATTCATGTGTTGATGTTACCTGGTCAGGTTGAACCCCAGAATGTAGAGACtgtattaatgtgttgatgttaccTGGTCAGGTTGAACCCCAGAATGTGGAGACTCTGTATTCATGTGTTGATGTTACCTGGTC
Proteins encoded:
- the LOC135574909 gene encoding uncharacterized protein LOC135574909 → MDLPVPVYPEPSPVPVYPVPSPVPVYPEPSPVPVYPEPSPVPVYPEPSPVPVYPVPSPVPVYPEPSPVPVYPVPSPVPVYPVPSPVPVYPEPSPVPVYPEPSPVPVYPVPSPVPVYPVPSPVPVYPEPSPVPVYPVPSPVPVYPVPSPVPVYPEPSPVPVYPVPSPVPVYPEPSPVPVYPVPSPVPVYPEPSPVPVYPEPSPGRVLYLYTLYPVLYLYTLNPVLYPYTLNPVLDGSCTCIPCTQSCTGPVPVYPEPSPGRVLYLYTLNPVLYLYTLNPVLYPYTLNPVLYPYTLNPVLYLYTLYPVLYLYTLNPVLYLYTLYPVLDPGGSCTRIP